GCCGGCAACGGCGAGCGCGTCGCGGTGATCTTCGAGGCCGACGACGGCACCGTCACCCGCGTCACCTATGCCGATCTCCTCGCGCGCGTGTCGCGTTTCGCAAATGCGCTGAAGAAACGCGGGATCGGCAAGGGCGATCGCGTCGTCATCTATATTCCGATGTCGATCGAAGGCATCGTCGCGATGCAGGCTTGCGCACGCATCGGCGCGACGCACTCGGTCGTGTTCGGCGGCTTCTCCGCGAAATCGCTGAACGAGCGGCTCGTCGACGTCGGCGCGGTCGCGCTGATCACGGCCGACGAGCAGGCACGCGGCGGCAAGACGCTACCGCTCAAGAGCATCGCCGACGAAGCGATCGCGATGGGCGGCTGCGAAGCGGTGAAGAGCGTGATCGTCTATCGCCGCACCGGCGGCAAGATCGACTGGCATGCCGAGCGCGACCTGTGGATGCACGACATCGCGGACAGCGAGCCCGACACGTGCGCGCCGGAATGGGTCGGCGCCGAGCATCCGCTGTTCATCCTGTATACGTCGGGCTCGACCGGCAAGCCGAAGGGCGTGCAGCACAGCACGGGCGGCTACCTGCTGTGGGCCGCGCAGACGATGAAGTGGACCTTCGACTGGAAGCCAACCGACGTGTTCTGGTGCACGGCCGACATCGGCTGGGTCACGGGGCATACGTACATCACGTACGGCCCGCTCGCATGCGGCGGCACGCAGGTCGTGTTCGAAGGCGTGCCGACTTACCCGGACGCCGGCCGCTTCTGGAAGATGATCGGCGATCACAAGGTCACGGTGTTCTACACCGCGCCGACCGCGATCCGTTCGCTGATCAAGGCCGCCGAGGCCGACGACAAGGTCCACCCGAAGAGCCATGACATGTCGAGCCTGCGCATCATCGGCACGGTCGGCGAGCCGATCAATCCGGAAGCATGGATGTGGTACCACAAGCACGTCGGCCAGGAGCGCTGCCCGATCGTCGACACGTGGTGGCAGACCGAAACCGGCGGCCACATGATCACGCCGCTGCCGGGCGCGACGCCGACCGTGCCGGGTTCGTGCACGCTGCCGCTGCCGGGCATCATGGCCGCGGTGGTC
This window of the Burkholderia cepacia GG4 genome carries:
- the acs gene encoding acetate--CoA ligase; translation: MSAIESVLHETRQFAPPEALEKAATISGMPAYRALAAEAERDYEGFWGRLAREGLSWHKPFTKVLDESDAPFYKWFDDGELNASYNCLDRHVEAGNGERVAVIFEADDGTVTRVTYADLLARVSRFANALKKRGIGKGDRVVIYIPMSIEGIVAMQACARIGATHSVVFGGFSAKSLNERLVDVGAVALITADEQARGGKTLPLKSIADEAIAMGGCEAVKSVIVYRRTGGKIDWHAERDLWMHDIADSEPDTCAPEWVGAEHPLFILYTSGSTGKPKGVQHSTGGYLLWAAQTMKWTFDWKPTDVFWCTADIGWVTGHTYITYGPLACGGTQVVFEGVPTYPDAGRFWKMIGDHKVTVFYTAPTAIRSLIKAAEADDKVHPKSHDMSSLRIIGTVGEPINPEAWMWYHKHVGQERCPIVDTWWQTETGGHMITPLPGATPTVPGSCTLPLPGIMAAVVDETGQDVPNGQGGILVVKRPWPAMIRTIWGDPERFKKSYYPEELGGTLYLAGDGTVRDKDTGYFTIMGRIDDVLNVSGHRLGTMEIESALVSHELVAEAAVVGRPDDTTGEAVVAFVVLKRSRPEGEEAAALAKTLRDWVGKQIGPIAKPKDIRFGDNLPKTRSGKIMRRLLRSLAKGEAITQDTSTLENPAILDQLAEVR